The Fortiea contorta PCC 7126 genome has a segment encoding these proteins:
- a CDS encoding transposase: MRYEFRHWLDTIDIKNLIFIDETGVNLAMTRHYGRGENAVRVYDERPGNKGKNITLIGAMSDEGLIATMTFLGSLNTASFLVFIEQILLPQLWMGAIIVMDNLPVHYANTAKSLIESVGAKIKFLPPYSPDLSPIELCWSKLKEILRSAKTRTFDALDVAITMAVNAITDDNALNWLPSIAEIAVAIGSSPDTVDKDLRKLRKLGLYQYRTVTVQGHNSTAANAKAEADRLKSKSKSRSESSQDKDSA; encoded by the coding sequence TTGCGCTATGAATTTCGACATTGGCTAGATACGATAGATATCAAAAACCTCATATTCATTGATGAAACGGGTGTAAATCTCGCTATGACAAGACACTATGGTCGAGGTGAAAACGCAGTCAGAGTCTATGATGAACGCCCAGGAAATAAAGGTAAAAACATCACTTTAATTGGAGCGATGAGCGACGAAGGCTTAATTGCCACTATGACTTTCCTCGGTAGTTTGAATACGGCTAGTTTTTTAGTTTTTATTGAGCAAATATTATTACCTCAGTTGTGGATGGGAGCAATTATAGTTATGGATAATTTACCTGTACATTATGCTAATACTGCAAAATCTTTAATAGAATCTGTTGGAGCTAAAATTAAGTTTTTGCCTCCGTACTCACCTGATTTATCACCAATCGAGTTATGTTGGTCAAAGTTAAAAGAAATTCTTCGTTCTGCTAAAACTCGCACATTCGATGCTCTAGATGTTGCAATCACTATGGCTGTTAATGCTATTACTGATGACAATGCTCTAAATTGGTTACCTTCCATAGCAGAAATAGCAGTAGCTATAGGAAGTTCACCAGATACCGTTGACAAGGATTTAAGGAAACTTCGCAAGCTGGGACTTTATCAATATCGAACTGTAACGGTGCAAGGTCATAACAGTACAGCAGCTAACGCTAAAGCGGAAGCTGACCGTTTGAAATCAAAATCTAAATCTAGGTCAGAATCCAGTCAGGACAAAGATTCCGCTTAA
- a CDS encoding helix-turn-helix domain-containing protein — protein MAAYSIDLRQKILSAWQNKEGTQRDLAKRFKVSLSFIRDFLRRYRETGEITARPQGGDRRSKLKGKEQELLKIMVAEQSDMYLREIQEVIKERACIEVSISSLSRTLKRLKLRRKKNFSSK, from the coding sequence ATGGCAGCATATTCGATTGACTTAAGGCAGAAGATATTAAGTGCGTGGCAAAACAAAGAAGGCACACAAAGAGACTTAGCAAAACGATTTAAAGTCAGTTTGTCGTTCATCCGGGACTTTTTGCGTCGGTATCGAGAGACGGGAGAAATAACTGCCAGACCCCAAGGAGGAGATCGCCGCTCGAAGCTGAAAGGTAAAGAACAAGAATTGTTAAAGATAATGGTGGCAGAGCAAAGTGATATGTATTTGCGAGAAATTCAAGAAGTAATAAAAGAGCGCGCATGTATAGAGGTAAGTATATCAAGTTTGTCCCGCACTCTCAAACGCTTAAAATTAAGGCGAAAAAAAAACTTTAGTAGCAAGTGA
- the nadC gene encoding carboxylating nicotinate-nucleotide diphosphorylase translates to MSQFGVLPPWLVLDPLLRGWLLEDIGRGDRTTNSLLSENFTSGTAKWVAKASGVITGLPVAARVFELLNEKVSFVAVAAEGTRCEPGQVIAEINGSLDALLMGERVALNLAMRLSGIATLTSKYVEKIGDLPARLVDTRKTTPGLRLLEKYATAVGGAINHRMGLDDAVMIKDNHIAAAGGIAEAITRIRSQIPYPLTIEVETESLDQVKEALQHQAEIIMLDNMPLDMMRQAVELIRQQDKRVKIEASGNVTLETIRAVAETGVDYISSSAPITQAKWLDLSMRISV, encoded by the coding sequence GTGAGTCAGTTTGGTGTTTTGCCTCCTTGGCTGGTTTTAGATCCGCTGTTGCGTGGCTGGTTGCTTGAGGATATTGGTAGGGGCGATCGCACTACAAACAGCCTGCTATCTGAAAATTTCACGTCAGGAACAGCCAAATGGGTAGCTAAAGCCTCAGGAGTTATTACAGGCTTACCAGTTGCAGCTAGGGTATTTGAGCTTTTAAATGAAAAAGTTAGTTTTGTGGCTGTTGCGGCTGAAGGTACAAGATGTGAACCAGGACAAGTAATAGCAGAAATCAACGGTTCGTTGGATGCGCTGCTGATGGGGGAACGGGTGGCTTTAAACTTGGCTATGCGTCTAAGTGGGATTGCTACACTTACATCTAAATACGTAGAGAAGATTGGTGATTTACCTGCTCGTCTAGTAGATACACGGAAAACTACACCAGGGCTGAGACTTCTAGAAAAATACGCAACTGCTGTGGGTGGGGCGATTAATCATCGGATGGGGCTGGATGATGCAGTAATGATTAAGGACAATCATATTGCTGCGGCTGGGGGAATTGCAGAGGCGATTACCCGCATCCGCTCTCAAATTCCTTATCCTTTAACCATAGAAGTGGAGACGGAAAGTTTGGATCAGGTGAAGGAAGCTTTACAACATCAAGCTGAGATCATTATGTTGGATAATATGCCTCTGGATATGATGCGTCAGGCGGTGGAGTTGATTCGTCAGCAAGATAAGCGCGTAAAGATTGAGGCTTCGGGGAATGTGACGTTGGAAACTATTCGGGCTGTGGCTGAGACTGGAGTGGATTATATTTCTAGTAGTGCGCCGATTACTCAGGCGAAGTGGTTGGATTTAAGTATGAGGATTTCCGTGTAA
- a CDS encoding SH3 domain-containing protein, whose translation MSSTTEQFGELKNNKGGTGEINIRSNPSLTASAVQKPVGTRVKILEKKQPGDGFTWYKVSYDNTKSGWVRDDVIKVLPPQTSQKPDADDTRLYFETDKRQVRVYQTGTTLYMNVYNKQTNKTDISGVSATKLPKDTKGWEGYLAIKDGRTYRALFIRRGETQLQITNSSDAKDIEPKETGFAAKGVEYQLVA comes from the coding sequence ATGAGTAGCACAACTGAACAGTTCGGTGAACTAAAAAATAACAAAGGCGGTACAGGTGAAATCAATATTCGTTCCAATCCGTCATTAACTGCTAGTGCTGTACAGAAGCCTGTCGGTACTCGCGTAAAAATTTTGGAAAAAAAGCAGCCCGGCGACGGTTTCACTTGGTACAAAGTTAGCTATGACAACACGAAGAGCGGCTGGGTACGCGATGATGTGATTAAAGTATTACCTCCCCAAACCTCTCAAAAGCCCGATGCTGACGACACACGTCTATATTTTGAGACTGATAAGCGGCAAGTGAGAGTCTATCAAACAGGTACAACTCTGTACATGAACGTCTACAATAAGCAGACTAACAAAACCGATATCAGCGGCGTTTCTGCAACGAAATTACCCAAGGACACCAAAGGGTGGGAAGGTTATCTTGCAATTAAGGATGGACGTACCTACCGCGCTTTATTCATTCGTCGTGGCGAAACTCAACTGCAAATTACTAACAGCAGCGATGCGAAAGACATAGAGCCAAAAGAGACAGGCTTTGCTGCTAAAGGTGTTGAGTATCAGTTAGTCGCTTAA
- the argS gene encoding arginine--tRNA ligase: MNATQEQLKVKFEQALVAAFGAEYAGVDPILVAASNPKFGDYQANVALSLSKRLGKQPRAIAATIVEELDIAAICEPPEIAGPGFINLKLKTAYLEAQLQAIQRDPRLGVPTVKDPQREVVDFSSPNIAKEMHVGHLRSTIIGDCIARILEFRGHHVLRLNHVGDWGTQFGMLIAYLREVYPQALTTANALDIGDLVSFYRQAKQRFDADEAFQETARQEVVKLQAGAEDTIHAWKLLCQQSRLEFQVIYDLLDVKLIERGESFYNSLLPGVVEDLDKSGLLVENQGAKCVFLEGFTNREGEPLPLIVQKSDGGFNYAATDLAALRYRIHQDEAKRIIYVTDAGQANHFAQFFQVARKAGWIPDDVELVHVPFGLVLGEDGKKFKTRSGDTVRLRDLLDEAVNRVRADLENRLQEYGRTETEEFIAHAAEVIGISAVKYADLSQNRTSNYVFSYDKMLSLKGNTAPYMLYAYVRTQGISREGNIDFEQLGTEAKILLAEDTELTLAKHLLQLSEVVSEVEKDLLPNRLCEYLYSLSDKFNKFYENCPVLQSEEPVRTSRLGLCNLTARTLKLGLSLMGISVLERM, encoded by the coding sequence ATGAACGCTACGCAAGAACAATTAAAAGTTAAATTTGAGCAGGCTTTAGTAGCTGCTTTTGGTGCTGAGTACGCCGGAGTAGATCCGATTTTGGTGGCTGCTAGTAATCCTAAATTTGGTGATTATCAAGCAAATGTGGCTTTATCATTGAGCAAACGCCTAGGAAAACAACCAAGGGCGATCGCTGCTACTATAGTTGAAGAATTAGACATCGCCGCAATCTGCGAACCACCAGAAATAGCTGGGCCTGGATTTATTAATCTCAAACTGAAAACAGCGTACCTGGAAGCACAGCTTCAAGCTATCCAGAGAGATCCTAGATTAGGAGTCCCGACAGTAAAAGATCCACAACGTGAAGTTGTCGATTTTTCTAGTCCGAATATTGCTAAAGAAATGCATGTTGGACACTTACGCTCGACTATTATTGGTGATTGCATCGCCAGAATTTTGGAATTTCGCGGACATCATGTCCTCCGGTTAAATCATGTGGGCGACTGGGGTACACAGTTCGGAATGTTAATTGCTTACCTGCGGGAAGTTTACCCACAAGCCCTCACCACAGCCAACGCTTTAGATATTGGCGATTTAGTCAGCTTTTATCGCCAAGCTAAACAACGGTTTGATGCAGATGAAGCTTTTCAAGAGACAGCACGACAGGAAGTTGTCAAATTACAAGCAGGTGCTGAAGATACAATCCATGCATGGAAGCTGCTGTGTCAACAGTCAAGGTTAGAGTTTCAGGTAATTTATGATTTGTTGGATGTCAAATTAATTGAACGGGGAGAATCTTTTTATAACTCCTTGCTACCTGGAGTCGTAGAAGATTTAGACAAATCTGGATTACTGGTAGAAAATCAGGGTGCAAAGTGTGTTTTCCTAGAAGGGTTTACCAACAGAGAAGGTGAACCATTACCCTTAATTGTGCAAAAATCTGATGGCGGTTTTAACTACGCAGCAACGGATTTAGCAGCGCTGCGTTACCGCATTCACCAAGACGAAGCTAAACGGATAATTTATGTAACAGATGCTGGACAAGCTAACCACTTTGCCCAATTTTTTCAAGTGGCGCGCAAAGCCGGATGGATTCCTGACGATGTGGAACTTGTACATGTCCCCTTCGGTTTGGTGTTAGGGGAAGACGGTAAAAAGTTTAAAACTCGTTCTGGTGATACAGTGCGGTTACGGGATTTGTTAGACGAAGCAGTAAACCGTGTGCGCGCAGACTTAGAAAACAGGTTACAAGAATATGGGCGGACAGAAACTGAAGAATTTATTGCTCATGCTGCTGAGGTGATTGGTATTAGTGCGGTTAAGTATGCAGACTTAAGCCAAAATCGCACCAGTAATTATGTTTTTAGTTACGATAAAATGTTATCTCTCAAAGGCAACACTGCTCCTTACATGCTGTATGCTTATGTGAGAACTCAAGGTATTAGTCGAGAAGGTAATATTGATTTTGAGCAGCTAGGAACAGAAGCGAAAATTTTGCTTGCAGAAGATACAGAATTGACGTTAGCAAAACATTTGTTGCAACTGAGTGAGGTAGTTAGTGAAGTTGAAAAAGATTTACTACCAAATCGCTTGTGTGAGTATTTATATAGTTTAAGTGATAAATTCAATAAATTCTATGAAAATTGTCCAGTACTGCAATCTGAAGAACCCGTGCGGACTTCGCGTTTAGGATTGTGCAATTTAACAGCAAGAACTTTAAAACTGGGATTGTCTTTGATGGGAATTTCTGTGTTAGAGAGGATGTAA
- a CDS encoding GNAT family N-acetyltransferase, with translation MHHQILSFIIQTLDFRLQTSFARLPDIVQIGGVWTPPALRGKGYAKSVVAGSLLAAKTQGVERAILFTNRQNSAAQAAYRGIGFHPTGEEFGLVLFAEDTQKNL, from the coding sequence ATCCATCATCAAATTCTCTCTTTCATAATTCAGACTTTAGACTTCAGACTTCAGACTTCATTCGCTCGTTTACCCGATATTGTTCAAATCGGGGGAGTTTGGACACCTCCGGCGTTGCGGGGTAAAGGTTACGCCAAAAGCGTAGTCGCTGGTTCCTTGCTAGCAGCAAAAACCCAAGGAGTAGAACGAGCTATTTTGTTTACAAACCGTCAAAACTCAGCAGCGCAAGCGGCTTATAGAGGTATTGGTTTTCATCCTACCGGAGAAGAATTTGGTTTGGTGCTATTTGCAGAAGATACTCAAAAAAATCTTTAA
- a CDS encoding LuxR C-terminal-related transcriptional regulator — protein MANSLHAAFQAIANVRNEQELKLALNDTVGKHFGVQSWGIYLLDPHSPAPIDAPSIPAVCLESNPIGRYVVERHAPAHEQLILSPGDWKDICPRSDHEHVMTGPIVCDGRLVGTLNLARAKGNPPFNGNDLADLSALCIHLSTKLATLRAQSKTFPSSIVCPLTPRELEIAELVAQGLTNAEIAARLWISQNSVKQALKRMFRKLKVSARAEMVARLQDILVSSRMN, from the coding sequence ATGGCTAATTCTCTTCATGCTGCGTTTCAAGCGATCGCCAATGTCCGCAATGAGCAAGAACTTAAACTAGCTCTTAACGACACAGTTGGCAAGCATTTTGGTGTACAAAGTTGGGGAATTTATCTGCTAGACCCCCATTCCCCAGCGCCAATAGACGCCCCCAGCATTCCCGCAGTCTGCTTAGAAAGCAATCCGATTGGGCGTTATGTAGTCGAACGCCACGCCCCCGCCCACGAACAACTGATATTATCTCCAGGAGACTGGAAAGATATATGTCCCCGTTCCGACCACGAACACGTCATGACCGGCCCGATTGTGTGTGACGGTCGTCTTGTCGGTACCCTTAACTTAGCCCGCGCCAAAGGTAATCCGCCATTTAATGGTAACGATCTAGCCGATTTGAGCGCCTTGTGCATTCATTTATCCACAAAACTGGCTACCCTCAGAGCACAATCAAAAACATTCCCATCTTCAATAGTCTGTCCTTTGACACCCCGCGAGTTAGAAATCGCCGAACTAGTAGCCCAAGGATTAACTAACGCCGAAATCGCCGCTAGACTTTGGATTAGCCAAAACTCTGTCAAGCAGGCTTTAAAAAGGATGTTTCGCAAGCTGAAAGTTTCAGCCCGGGCAGAAATGGTCGCACGCTTGCAAGATATATTAGTTTCATCGAGGATGAATTAA
- a CDS encoding DUF3386 domain-containing protein yields MTVTQLSAREFFRAAYENRYTWNQNFPGYTADVTYKYDDKVFTAKVHIKADLKAEVLDVEDEQAKQAIHNQAWEIAIHRVRRAFEDTHSANTFSYGATADSGEVEILVGGKSDGDKYKVRNNEVSHVHRLIHGTFVTINTFSSHNTGEGYLSHTYDSVYHDPKTGEQKGGRSEFTDEYEQVGQYFILNRRQIRTETAGKISTQEFIFSNIQLLEPVAA; encoded by the coding sequence ATGACAGTTACACAACTCTCTGCTCGGGAATTTTTCCGCGCTGCTTATGAAAACCGTTACACTTGGAACCAAAATTTTCCTGGTTACACTGCAGATGTTACATATAAATATGACGACAAAGTGTTCACAGCTAAGGTTCACATCAAAGCTGATTTGAAAGCTGAAGTGTTGGATGTGGAGGATGAGCAAGCCAAGCAGGCGATTCACAACCAAGCTTGGGAAATCGCTATTCACCGCGTCCGTCGCGCTTTTGAAGACACTCACAGTGCTAATACTTTTAGCTATGGAGCAACTGCAGACAGCGGTGAAGTAGAAATTTTGGTCGGTGGGAAGTCGGATGGTGATAAGTACAAAGTCCGCAATAATGAAGTCAGCCATGTTCACCGTTTAATTCACGGAACTTTTGTAACTATTAACACCTTCAGCAGTCACAACACTGGAGAAGGCTACCTCTCCCACACCTACGACTCTGTATATCATGACCCCAAAACTGGGGAACAAAAGGGTGGTAGAAGTGAATTCACTGATGAATATGAACAGGTTGGTCAATATTTTATTCTCAACCGTCGGCAAATTCGCACCGAGACAGCAGGTAAAATCTCAACTCAGGAATTTATCTTCTCAAATATCCAGTTACTTGAGCCTGTTGCAGCTTAG